A genomic segment from Malaclemys terrapin pileata isolate rMalTer1 chromosome 1, rMalTer1.hap1, whole genome shotgun sequence encodes:
- the NFYB gene encoding nuclear transcription factor Y subunit beta, with amino-acid sequence MDGDSSTTDASQLGIAGDYIGGSHFVIQPHDDTEDSMNDHEDTNGSKESFREQDIYLPIANVARIMKNAIPQTGKIAKDAKECVQECVSEFISFITSEASERCHQEKRKTINGEDILFAMSTLGFDSYVEPLKLYLQKFREAMKGEKGIGGTVTTADGLSEELTEEAFTNQLPAGLITTDGQQQNVMVYTTSYQQISGVQQIQFS; translated from the exons ATGGACGGTGACAGTTCTACAACAGATGCTTCTCAGTTAGGAATTGCTGGAGATTACATTGGTGGTAGTCACTTTGTAATACAGCCTCATGATG ACACGGAGGACAGTATGAATGATCATGAAGACACAAATGGCTCAAAAGAGAGTTTTAGAGAACAAGATATATATCTTCCAATTGCAAATGTGGCAAGGATAATGAAAAATGCCATACCCCAGACAGGAAAG ATTGCTAAAGATGCAAAGGAGTGTGTGCAAGAGTGTGTAAGTGAATTCATCAGCTTTATAACATCTGAAGCAAGTGAGAGGTGTCATCAAGAGAAACGAAAGACTATCAATGGAGAGGATATTCTCTTTGCCATGTCTACCTTGGGATTTGATAGTTATGTTGAACCTTTGAAGCTGTATCTCCAAAAATTCAGAGAG GCAATGAAAGGAGAGAAAGGGATTGGAGGAACAGTTACAACTGCAGATGGTCTTAGTGAGGAGCTCACAGAAGAAGCATTTA CTAACCAGTTGCCAGCAGGTTTAATAACAACAGATGGCCAGCAGCAAAATGTTATGGTTTATACAACATCTTATCAACAG ATCTCTGGTGTTCAACAAATTCAGTTCTCATGA